In Actinomycetes bacterium, a genomic segment contains:
- a CDS encoding SMP-30/gluconolactonase/LRE family protein codes for MRHASLIGEFDASTHGAFQEHDPEFAAVLGPGPRLVRVVETESGHLSVVADSFNKPNGLAFSPDERYLYVGNWDPERKVVMRYQVDRSGAVSDGTVLFDMTGADGEDAIDGLKVDQAGNLYVCGPGGIWVLSADGEHLGTLRLPENPHNLAWGDDDARTLYVTAMTSVYRLRLNLPGIRPQ; via the coding sequence ATGCGCCATGCAAGCCTGATCGGGGAGTTCGACGCCAGCACCCACGGCGCCTTCCAGGAGCACGACCCGGAGTTCGCGGCCGTGCTGGGACCAGGCCCTCGGCTGGTGCGGGTCGTGGAGACCGAGTCCGGACACCTGTCGGTGGTCGCCGACTCCTTCAACAAGCCCAACGGCCTGGCGTTCTCCCCCGACGAGCGCTACCTGTACGTCGGCAACTGGGACCCCGAGCGCAAGGTCGTGATGCGCTACCAGGTCGACCGCTCGGGAGCCGTCTCGGACGGGACCGTCCTGTTCGACATGACCGGCGCCGATGGCGAGGACGCCATCGACGGCCTCAAGGTGGACCAGGCCGGCAACCTCTACGTCTGCGGCCCCGGCGGCATCTGGGTGCTGTCGGCCGACGGCGAGCACCTGGGCACCCTGCGGCTGCCGGAGAACCCGCACAACCTCGCCTGGGGCGACGACGACGCACGAACGTTGTACGTGACCGCCATGACCAGCGTCTACCGCCTGCGGCTCAACCTCCCCGGCATCCGCCCGCAGTAG
- a CDS encoding redoxin domain-containing protein, whose amino-acid sequence MSNGLIPGAVLPDFELPDDQGTMRRLSQLQGEDAMILMLGRGEHCPRERQHLREMVTFHQWCAVAFTELVTVLPNNLRDTNKMRIATGAYWTFLADADLQVQHTLDIREYTDPHHDATVPHTVVLAPGLVIDKVYVGYWFWGRPSTHQLWADLQDLFRRTKADFDPTRPEVRAAWEQAQTAAPPSGEPQPTHA is encoded by the coding sequence ATGAGCAACGGCCTGATCCCCGGAGCGGTGCTGCCCGACTTCGAACTCCCCGACGACCAGGGGACGATGCGGCGGCTGTCGCAGCTCCAGGGTGAGGACGCGATGATCCTCATGCTCGGACGCGGCGAGCACTGCCCCCGGGAGCGCCAGCACCTACGAGAGATGGTCACCTTCCACCAATGGTGCGCGGTCGCCTTCACGGAACTTGTGACCGTGCTGCCGAATAACCTGCGCGACACCAACAAGATGCGCATCGCGACCGGCGCCTACTGGACCTTCCTCGCCGACGCCGACCTGCAGGTGCAACACACGCTGGACATCCGCGAGTACACCGACCCCCACCACGACGCCACCGTCCCCCACACCGTCGTGCTGGCGCCTGGGCTGGTGATCGACAAGGTGTACGTCGGCTACTGGTTCTGGGGCCGGCCCTCCACCCACCAGCTCTGGGCGGACCTGCAGGACCTGTTTCGGCGCACCAAGGCGGACTTCGACCCGACGCGGCCTGAGGTGCGCGCCGCCTGGGAGCAGGCCCAGACCGCCGCCCCACCGTCCGGCGAGCCGCAGCCGACGCATGCCTAG
- a CDS encoding zf-HC2 domain-containing protein codes for MSAEELTCQEVVEILNDYLEGVIAPDDRLRLEEHLMICEGCRNSLAQLETTMRLTGGLTEETVPAEVMAPLLEAFRGWRRE; via the coding sequence ATGAGCGCCGAGGAACTCACCTGCCAGGAGGTCGTCGAAATCCTGAACGACTACCTGGAAGGCGTCATTGCGCCTGACGACCGACTCCGCCTGGAGGAGCACCTCATGATCTGCGAGGGATGCCGCAACTCCCTGGCCCAGCTGGAGACCACCATGAGGCTGACCGGCGGCCTGACCGAGGAGACGGTCCCGGCCGAGGTCATGGCGCCGCTCCTCGAAGCGTTCCGGGGCTGGCGCCGCGAATGA